A region of Maridesulfovibrio sp. DNA encodes the following proteins:
- a CDS encoding DUF2391 family protein: MKSHFNFEDLSQTFVGAFALAVPISFSEEAWSIAPSLPLLNLLLIFTLSVLFLAFFTYESVFRGNVKHRIGAFFFRLFVAYTIASLVVALLLFALDKFPLISAPEVAIKRLIVITMPASMGAIVVDSFDKE, from the coding sequence ATGAAATCGCATTTTAATTTTGAAGATCTGAGCCAGACTTTTGTAGGGGCGTTTGCATTGGCGGTACCGATTTCTTTTTCCGAGGAAGCTTGGAGCATAGCCCCATCTTTACCGTTGCTGAATTTGCTTTTGATTTTTACTTTGTCGGTTTTATTTTTAGCTTTTTTTACTTATGAAAGCGTCTTTCGAGGGAACGTGAAACATAGGATCGGAGCTTTCTTTTTTCGTCTTTTTGTTGCCTATACTATTGCAAGCTTAGTGGTTGCTCTCCTTCTTTTTGCCTTGGATAAGTTTCCGTTAATTTCAGCTCCTGAAGTCGCAATCAAACGTCTGATCGTCATAACTATGCCAGCTTCTATGGGTGCTATTGTCGTAGACAGTTTTGATAAGGAATAA
- a CDS encoding HAMP domain-containing sensor histidine kinase → MMKLLTKIRQKSYLAVIILIILFFVLFIIQNTEQIQIAFLFWTIPISRALVLLGTLLLGILIGSIATIMKGIWNKTATSKSDVEKSKIQNKILEQDDVITDMQSERLKFKLSLEEFDTKSQNAIDRIDGYKKKQRITDAELTISIADLDDANQSISVLKTEIDRLHEEIEARELIEKMIQHDLRSALIASASLPESVLSDPNLTDKQKIIVRLIRDSGEKMLEILDSSLTLYRIEEGTYEKEFTTVNLFKIITTVVERITGSHSNYEHEISITCMDADGAESDSFPVTGDKFLLYSIFMNLLTNALEASPQGKPISVILSKNKYCSIAISNYGSVPESIRKTFFNKMVTSGKEFGTGLGTYLAMMMVKAQNGNIELNCSSPEITTIYVHLPKA, encoded by the coding sequence ATGATGAAACTTCTAACAAAAATCAGACAAAAGTCATACTTAGCTGTCATCATATTGATAATTCTTTTTTTCGTATTGTTTATCATCCAAAATACTGAGCAGATTCAGATCGCGTTCTTATTCTGGACTATTCCAATATCACGTGCATTAGTACTTCTGGGAACCTTACTCCTTGGTATTCTTATCGGATCAATTGCGACTATAATGAAAGGTATATGGAACAAGACAGCAACTTCAAAAAGTGATGTGGAAAAATCCAAAATCCAAAATAAGATTTTGGAGCAGGATGATGTGATCACAGATATGCAGTCTGAACGTCTCAAATTCAAACTAAGTCTTGAAGAATTTGATACAAAATCTCAAAATGCCATAGATCGGATTGATGGTTATAAGAAAAAACAACGTATCACAGATGCCGAATTAACAATAAGTATTGCTGATCTGGATGATGCAAATCAATCTATCTCTGTACTCAAAACCGAAATAGACCGTTTACATGAAGAAATCGAAGCGAGAGAATTAATAGAGAAAATGATCCAGCACGATCTCAGAAGTGCTTTGATAGCTTCAGCATCATTACCAGAATCAGTTCTTTCTGATCCCAACTTAACTGACAAACAAAAGATCATTGTACGACTGATACGGGACAGTGGGGAAAAAATGCTTGAGATACTTGACTCAAGCTTAACACTTTATCGGATAGAAGAAGGAACCTATGAAAAAGAATTTACGACTGTAAACCTATTCAAAATAATCACAACTGTTGTCGAACGTATCACTGGTTCCCATTCAAATTACGAACATGAAATTTCAATCACCTGTATGGACGCTGATGGCGCTGAAAGTGATAGTTTCCCCGTAACTGGAGATAAATTTCTTCTCTACAGCATCTTCATGAACCTACTTACAAATGCATTGGAAGCTTCTCCTCAAGGAAAGCCTATTTCAGTTATTCTCAGTAAAAACAAGTATTGTTCGATCGCTATTAGTAACTACGGATCAGTTCCAGAAAGCATAAGAAAAACTTTTTTCAACAAAATGGTTACATCAGGCAAAGAATTCGGAACTGGATTGGGAACATACTTAGCCATGATGATGGTCAAAGCCCAAAATGGAAATATTGAATTAAACTGTTCTAGCCCCGAAATAACAACTATATATGTCCATCTGCCAAAGGCCTAA
- a CDS encoding site-specific integrase, with the protein MTPAKANRLRVLRIEGKIDSNNERRKKVRAERNRMTVARIWEAFYDAKQENKSIKDDRNRWQSYLLKDFGKKIPEEVVTTDIDRLRRKLQNKGLAPGTVKQGLVLLKRILNFGAKRGMCQPINQAKLYFEMPKINNIKTEDLTPGQLSALMEAIETSPNKPAANMMLMALYTGMRKGEIFKLRWNDIDLNRGFITLGDPKNGTDQRIPLNNSARSVLERQPRKSEYIFPGRKNGPTKEMRIPFRRICDNAGLPKDFRPMHGLRHVFASTLASSGQVDMYTLQKLLTHKTPSMVQRYAHLRDDAMQRASEVAGDMYRVMQKKTHA; encoded by the coding sequence ATGACACCTGCCAAGGCGAACCGTTTGCGGGTGCTGCGCATTGAGGGGAAAATTGACTCCAACAACGAGCGAAGGAAGAAAGTTCGGGCGGAGCGCAACAGAATGACCGTTGCCCGGATCTGGGAAGCATTTTATGACGCTAAACAAGAAAACAAAAGTATCAAGGATGACCGTAACCGCTGGCAGAGCTACTTGCTCAAGGATTTCGGGAAAAAGATTCCTGAAGAAGTAGTCACCACCGACATCGACCGGCTACGCCGAAAATTACAGAATAAAGGCCTTGCTCCCGGAACAGTCAAGCAGGGACTTGTCCTGCTTAAACGCATTTTAAATTTCGGAGCCAAACGGGGGATGTGTCAGCCAATCAATCAGGCAAAGCTTTACTTCGAAATGCCCAAAATAAATAACATCAAAACGGAAGACCTTACGCCCGGACAGCTTTCAGCTCTCATGGAAGCCATTGAAACTTCACCCAATAAGCCCGCTGCGAACATGATGCTTATGGCACTATACACAGGCATGAGAAAAGGAGAAATCTTTAAGCTGAGATGGAATGACATTGATTTAAACCGTGGCTTCATCACGCTGGGAGATCCTAAAAATGGAACAGACCAACGTATACCTTTAAATAACTCAGCAAGATCTGTTTTAGAAAGACAGCCCAGAAAAAGTGAATACATTTTTCCCGGCAGAAAGAACGGTCCAACAAAAGAAATGCGCATCCCCTTTCGCCGTATCTGCGATAATGCAGGTCTGCCCAAAGACTTCCGGCCCATGCACGGACTACGTCATGTATTCGCTTCCACTCTTGCCAGCTCCGGGCAGGTAGATATGTATACTCTGCAAAAATTGCTCACCCACAAGACCCCATCAATGGTTCAAAGATATGCCCACTTACGGGATGACGCCATGCAGCGGGCCAGTGAGGTTGCTGGGGATATGTATAGGGTGATGCAGAAGAAGACTCACGCTTAA